In Drosophila simulans strain w501 chromosome 3R, Prin_Dsim_3.1, whole genome shotgun sequence, a single window of DNA contains:
- the LOC6726828 gene encoding phospholipid phosphatase 5 isoform X2 translates to MTASKEGQESRRTLSESSAEDVGHTGSRTRTNDDEMWRNELAMNADSSAAQPEKREERSPSTGNSNTRFSDAVDVVLRVLLVITFFKLETMTAFKREIHEEELWLYKNPRRPDIVRGGELLFWVIVAPFLVTIAFYWYTRDKRDFRAASWAWTLALCMNGIPTSVLKITVGRPRPDFFYRCFPDGVMVLNTTSSGLDTSILDFNCTGLPGDINEGRKSFPSGHSSFAFASFGFIAYYIGAKLHAFDSRGRGHTWRLCIAVIPLFIALLVAVSRTCDYHHHWQDVTIGGLIGLLAGYISYTQYYPSIFSPNAGIPLVRWPSREGSQYQRLSGKDDSNSRGDRGGGDAVRRPLLAGKEESKWY, encoded by the exons ATGACTGCGAGCAAGGAAGGTCAAGAATCGAGGCGAACCCTCAGCGAGAGTTCCGCAGAGGACGTCGGGCACACAGGATCGAGGACCAGGACCAACGACGACGAAATGTGGCGCAATGAACTTGCTATGAACGCGGACAGCAGCGCCGCTCAGCCAGAAAAGCGAGAGGAACGAAGTCCCAGTACAGGAAACTCCAATACGAGGTTCAGCGATGCCGTAGATGTTGTTCTTCGCGTTCTCCTCGTCATTACCTTCTT CAAGCTGGAGACGATGACAGCTTTTAAGCGGGAAATTCACGAGGAAGAGCTGTGGCTGTACAAGAACCCAAGGCGACCGGACATCGTCAGGGGCGGGGAGCTGCTCTTCTGGGTGATAGTGGCTCCCTTTCTGGTCACTATCGCCTTCTACTGGTACACAAGAGACAAACGGGACTTTAGAGCCGCCAGCTGGGCCTGGACACTGGCCCTGTGCATGAACGGCATCCCGACGAGCGTACTGAAGATAACAGTGGGGCGGCCCAGGCCCGACTTCTTTTACCGCTGCTTTCCTGATGGCGTGATGGTGCTTAACACAACGTCAAGTGGCTTGGACACCTCCATCCTGGATTTCAATTGCACAGGGCTTCCGGGCGACATAAACGAAGGCCGCAAGAGCTTCCCCAGCGGTCACTCGTCGT TCGCCTTTGCGAGTTTCGGTTTCATTGCCTATTACATTGGCGCCAAGCTGCACGCTTTCGATAGCCGGGGACGCGGCCACACCTGGCGGCTCTGCATTGCTGTGATACCTCTGTTCATCGCACTGCTGGTTGCAGTAAGTCGCACCTGCGACTACCACCACCACTGGCAGGATGTGACCATCGGCGGGCTGATTGGCCTACTTGCAGGCTATATAAGCTACACACAATACTATCCCTCCATCTTCAGCCCTAATGCCGGCATACCATTGGTCAGGTGGCCCAGCAGAGAGGGAAGCCAGTACCAGCGACTGTCAGGAAAGGACGACAGTAACAGTCGTGGTGATCGAGGTGGCGGAGATGCGGTGCGGAGACCCCTCCTCGCTGGCAAGGAGGAGTCCAAATGGTACTAA
- the LOC6726829 gene encoding RNA-binding protein 42: MGTKRRNIEDELSRFEAEISKPPARNLFVPNQVRPIIAANTYHNSQHKLQHHQGNGGSRLTVPPPPMPPPPTFMSTFVPTGSGGGSSKAMSATPVVLSSAPKLYQCRQSVHVPTVAAAPSIDINAVSFDVTQKLKKLKAEKSGPNPIAEEAIKAARASSALQSFQTTERKKKDRKTVRIAGGTVWEDTSLADWPDDDFRIFCGDLGNDVNDEVLTRTFNKFPSFQRARVVRDKRTGKSKGFGFVSFREPADFIRAMKEMDGRYVGSRPIKLRKSTWRQRSLDVVKKKEREKQVLLQAFNSMT, encoded by the coding sequence ATGGGTACAAAGCGTCGCAACATCGAGGATGAGCTCTCACGCTTCGAGGCGGAGATCTCGAAGCCTCCCGCCCGCAATCTCTTCGTGCCCAACCAGGTGCGCCCGATCATAGCCGCCAATACGTACCACAACTCGCAGCACAAGCTGCAGCATCACCAGGGCAATGGAGGATCGCGTCTGACCGTACCCCCGCCGCCGATGCCGCCTCCACCCACCTTTATGTCCACCTTCGTGCCTACGGGCAGTGGAGGTGGCTCTTCCAAGGCGATGTCTGCCACTCCCGTCGTCCTGAGCAGCGCCCCCAAACTGTATCAGTGCCGGCAGTCTGTGCACGTGCCCACCGTGGCCGCCGCGCCCTCCATCGACATCAACGCCGTCTCTTTTGACGTAACGCAGAAGCTGAAGAAGCTCAAGGCGGAAAAGTCTGGACCCAATCCCATTGCAGAGGAGGCCATTAAGGCAGCGCGCGCATCATCGGCGCTCCAATCCTTCCAGACAACGGAGCGGAAGAAGAAGGACCGCAAGACGGTGCGTATCGCTGGCGGCACCGTGTGGGAGGATACTTCGCTGGCTGACTGGCCCGACGATGACTTCCGCATCTTTTGTGGTGACTTGGGAAACGATGTCAACGATGAGGTTCTGACACGAACCTTCAACAAGTTCCCCTCGTTCCAGCGGGCCCGTGTGGTGCGGGACAAGCGCACGGGCAAGAGCAAGGGATTTGGCTTCGTGAGCTTCAGAGAACCGGCCGACTTTATACGGGCCATGAAGGAGATGGACGGTCGCTATGTGGGCAGCCGGCCTATCAAGCTGCGCAAGAGCACGTGGCGACAACGCAGTCTTGACGTAGTTAAGAAAAAGGAGCGCGAAAAACAGGTGCTGCTGCAGGCGTTCAATTCCATGACCTGA
- the LOC6726830 gene encoding GTP-binding protein Rheb homolog has product MPTKERHIAMMGYRSVGKSSLCIQFVEGQFVDSYDPTIENTFTKIERVKSQDYIVKLIDTAGQDEYSIFPVQYSMDYHGYVLVYSITSQKSFEVVKIIYEKLLDVMGKKYVPVVLVGNKIDLHQERTVSTEEGKKLAESWRAAFLETSAKQNESVGDIFHQLLILIENENGNPQEKSGCLVS; this is encoded by the exons ATGCCAACCAAGGAGCGCCACATAGCCATGATGGGCTACCGATCAGTGG GCAAATCGTCGTTATGCATACAGTTTGTGGAGGGCCAGTTCGTGGACTCCTATGACCCCACCATCGAGAACA CCTTCACGAAGATCGAGCGTGTAAAGTCGCAAGACTACATCGTCAAGCTCATCGACACGGCGGGCCAGGACGAGTACAGCATATTCCCGGTGCAGTACAGCATGGATTACCACGGCTACGTCCTGGTGTACTCGATAACCAGCCAAAAGTCCTTTGAGGTGGTGAAGATCATATACGAAAAGCTGCTCGATGTGATGGGCAAGAAATA TGTACCTGTGGTGTTGGTCGGCAACAAGATCGATCTGCACCAGGAACGAACCGTTTCCACGGAGGAAGGCAAGAAGCTTGCCGAGTCCTGGCGAGCTGCATTTCTGGAAACGTCCGCCAAACAGAACGAA TCCGTGGGAGATATATTCCATCAGCTACTGATCCTCATTGAAAACGAGAACGGCAATCCCCAGGAGAAGAGCGGTTGTCTTGTATCGTAG
- the LOC6726827 gene encoding uncharacterized protein LOC6726827: MSIQNCEKEAAGQLLDDLYLDMFHLVEEHTQCRINLERCNASGAILLARTRFQHGGSQSVSTAQIPTENSAEFNALCRVVDSTDGVCIERHAVDKSKGFVEPLHWFSVLPPMSLRNAVTKFKDCIELVAESTNLQRQLGEVLDWITKLRRSALLS, encoded by the exons ATGAGCATTCAAAACTGCGAAAAGGAGGCCGCGGGCCAGCTACTGGATGACTTGTACCTGGACATGTTCCACCTCGTCGAGGAGCACACCCAGTGTCGGATAAATTTGGAGCGATGCAACGCCAGTGGAGCGATTCTCCTGGCCCGCACTAGATTTCAGCATGGAGGCAGCCAGTCCGTGTCCACGGCCCAGATTCCCACGGAGAACAGTGCCGAGTTCAACGCCCTCTGCCGGGTCGTGGACTCCACGGATGGCGTCTGCATCGAGCGACACGCGGTTGACAAGTCCAAGGGCTTCGTGGAGCCCCTGCACTGGTTCTC GGTACTGCCACCGATGAGCTTGCGTAATGCTGTGACCAAGTTCAAGGACTGCATAGAGCTGGTCGCCGAGAGCACTAAtctgcagcggcagctgggAGAAGTGCTGGATTGGATCACAAAGCTGCGAAGGAGTGCCCTCCTTAGCTAG
- the LOC6726828 gene encoding phospholipid phosphatase 5 isoform X1, whose translation MPDSCTADLRSRRRENPIDRNGNIGGTAKEQATSSRPKLTTEYSQRTNEMTASKEGQESRRTLSESSAEDVGHTGSRTRTNDDEMWRNELAMNADSSAAQPEKREERSPSTGNSNTRFSDAVDVVLRVLLVITFFKLETMTAFKREIHEEELWLYKNPRRPDIVRGGELLFWVIVAPFLVTIAFYWYTRDKRDFRAASWAWTLALCMNGIPTSVLKITVGRPRPDFFYRCFPDGVMVLNTTSSGLDTSILDFNCTGLPGDINEGRKSFPSGHSSFAFASFGFIAYYIGAKLHAFDSRGRGHTWRLCIAVIPLFIALLVAVSRTCDYHHHWQDVTIGGLIGLLAGYISYTQYYPSIFSPNAGIPLVRWPSREGSQYQRLSGKDDSNSRGDRGGGDAVRRPLLAGKEESKWY comes from the exons ATGCCCGATAGTTGTACGGCGGACCTACGAAGTCGCCGCCGCGAAAATCCAATCGACCGCAACGGCAATATCGGCGGCACAGCCAAGGAGCAG GCGACAAGCAGCAGGCCTAAGCTGACAACCGAATATTCCCAACGGACTAACGAAATGACTGCGAGCAAGGAAGGTCAAGAATCGAGGCGAACCCTCAGCGAGAGTTCCGCAGAGGACGTCGGGCACACAGGATCGAGGACCAGGACCAACGACGACGAAATGTGGCGCAATGAACTTGCTATGAACGCGGACAGCAGCGCCGCTCAGCCAGAAAAGCGAGAGGAACGAAGTCCCAGTACAGGAAACTCCAATACGAGGTTCAGCGATGCCGTAGATGTTGTTCTTCGCGTTCTCCTCGTCATTACCTTCTT CAAGCTGGAGACGATGACAGCTTTTAAGCGGGAAATTCACGAGGAAGAGCTGTGGCTGTACAAGAACCCAAGGCGACCGGACATCGTCAGGGGCGGGGAGCTGCTCTTCTGGGTGATAGTGGCTCCCTTTCTGGTCACTATCGCCTTCTACTGGTACACAAGAGACAAACGGGACTTTAGAGCCGCCAGCTGGGCCTGGACACTGGCCCTGTGCATGAACGGCATCCCGACGAGCGTACTGAAGATAACAGTGGGGCGGCCCAGGCCCGACTTCTTTTACCGCTGCTTTCCTGATGGCGTGATGGTGCTTAACACAACGTCAAGTGGCTTGGACACCTCCATCCTGGATTTCAATTGCACAGGGCTTCCGGGCGACATAAACGAAGGCCGCAAGAGCTTCCCCAGCGGTCACTCGTCGT TCGCCTTTGCGAGTTTCGGTTTCATTGCCTATTACATTGGCGCCAAGCTGCACGCTTTCGATAGCCGGGGACGCGGCCACACCTGGCGGCTCTGCATTGCTGTGATACCTCTGTTCATCGCACTGCTGGTTGCAGTAAGTCGCACCTGCGACTACCACCACCACTGGCAGGATGTGACCATCGGCGGGCTGATTGGCCTACTTGCAGGCTATATAAGCTACACACAATACTATCCCTCCATCTTCAGCCCTAATGCCGGCATACCATTGGTCAGGTGGCCCAGCAGAGAGGGAAGCCAGTACCAGCGACTGTCAGGAAAGGACGACAGTAACAGTCGTGGTGATCGAGGTGGCGGAGATGCGGTGCGGAGACCCCTCCTCGCTGGCAAGGAGGAGTCCAAATGGTACTAA